Proteins encoded together in one Hevea brasiliensis isolate MT/VB/25A 57/8 chromosome 16, ASM3005281v1, whole genome shotgun sequence window:
- the LOC110672587 gene encoding bifunctional nuclease 2 isoform X2 — protein sequence MMLRAQFQVRALDSFRVLRDEMNASCGGGGLIPNSGGCLSIQLGIKRSLRLQCRGGRKSILISCKSTRGNSSDGGGQSTNAHDDHDHDFLQASLLISETLLHYRMWRQGFREDMRWRLPGRSNPFAVLSKETRPDMSFIGHEFLRRFQSPTIFLKVSCDGDFLLPIIVGEFAIEKLIDNFQEAGGNGDCPDQFQLVRNLVEKLGYEVKMVRITERVVNTYFARVYISKPGENEILSVDVCPSDAINVANKCKAPIHVRKQIVFTDAIRISYGMGRVHDRKTTYDVSLDSPADGPDSLSEELDIVKNMNLAVKEERYGDAAMWRDKLMELRQSRHEQ from the exons ATGATGCTTAGAGCTCAATTCCAAGTTCGTGCACTCGACAGTTTCAGGGTTTTAAGGGATGAAATGAATGCGAGTTGTGGTGGTGGAGGTTTGATCCCGAATTCAGGTGGGTGCTTGTCGATTCAATTAGGGATCAAAAGAAGCTTAAGGTTACAGTGTCGCGGTGGTCGTAAGTCAATCCTCATCTCTTGTAAGTCTACTCGTGGAAATTCCTCCGATGGTGGTGGCCAATCTACCAATGCCCATGATGACCACGATCACGACTTTCTCCAAGCTTCTCTTCTCATTTCAG AAACTCTTTTACACTATCGTATGTGGAGGCAAGGATTTCGAGAAGACATGAGATGGAGATTACCTGGTAGATCGAACCCATTTGCTGTACTGTCAAAGGAGACAAGACCTGATATGAGTTTTATCGGACACGAGTTTCTTCGTCGCTTCCAAAGTCCTACTATTTTTCTTAAAGTTTCTTGTGATGGAGACTTCTTGCTACCAATTATTGTTG gggaatttgctattgagaaacttATAGATAACTTTCAGGAAGCCGGTGGTAATGGG GATTGTCCAGACCAGTTTCAGCTTGTGAGAAATCTGGTGGAAAAACTTGGTTATGAA GTAAAAATGGTGAGAATTACGGAGAGAGTGGTTAATACTTATTTTGCAAGAGTATATATTAGTAAG CCTggggaaaatgaaattttaagcgTAGATGTGTGTCCCTCCGATGCCATTAATGTGGCAAACAAATGCAAG GCCCCAATACATGTAAGGAAACAAATTGTCTTCACAGACGCAATCAGAATTAGTTATGGGATGGGAAGagtacatgataggaagacaactTATGATGTATCCCTTGACAG TCCTGCTGATGGTCCAGATTCACTATCTGAGGAACTTGATATTGTGAAGAATATGAATTTAGCTGTTAAAGAGGAAAGATATGGTGATGCAG CCATGTGGAGAGACAAACTGATGGAGCTTCGCCAGTCAAGACACGAACAGTAG
- the LOC110672587 gene encoding bifunctional nuclease 2 isoform X1 yields MMLRAQFQVRALDSFRVLRDEMNASCGGGGLIPNSGGCLSIQLGIKRSLRLQCRGGRKSILISCKSTRGNSSDGGGQSTNAHDDHDHDFLQASLLISETLLHYRMWRQGFREDMRWRLPGRSNPFAVLSKETRPDMSFIGHEFLRRFQSPTIFLKVSCDGDFLLPIIVGEFAIEKLIDNFQEAGGNGDCPDQFQLVRNLVEKLGYEVKMVRITERVVNTYFARVYISKPGENEILSVDVCPSDAINVANKCKAPIHVRKQIVFTDAIRISYGMGRVHDRKTTYDVSLDSPADGPDSLSEELDIVKNMNLAVKEERYGDAAMWRDKLMELRQSRHEQT; encoded by the exons ATGATGCTTAGAGCTCAATTCCAAGTTCGTGCACTCGACAGTTTCAGGGTTTTAAGGGATGAAATGAATGCGAGTTGTGGTGGTGGAGGTTTGATCCCGAATTCAGGTGGGTGCTTGTCGATTCAATTAGGGATCAAAAGAAGCTTAAGGTTACAGTGTCGCGGTGGTCGTAAGTCAATCCTCATCTCTTGTAAGTCTACTCGTGGAAATTCCTCCGATGGTGGTGGCCAATCTACCAATGCCCATGATGACCACGATCACGACTTTCTCCAAGCTTCTCTTCTCATTTCAG AAACTCTTTTACACTATCGTATGTGGAGGCAAGGATTTCGAGAAGACATGAGATGGAGATTACCTGGTAGATCGAACCCATTTGCTGTACTGTCAAAGGAGACAAGACCTGATATGAGTTTTATCGGACACGAGTTTCTTCGTCGCTTCCAAAGTCCTACTATTTTTCTTAAAGTTTCTTGTGATGGAGACTTCTTGCTACCAATTATTGTTG gggaatttgctattgagaaacttATAGATAACTTTCAGGAAGCCGGTGGTAATGGG GATTGTCCAGACCAGTTTCAGCTTGTGAGAAATCTGGTGGAAAAACTTGGTTATGAA GTAAAAATGGTGAGAATTACGGAGAGAGTGGTTAATACTTATTTTGCAAGAGTATATATTAGTAAG CCTggggaaaatgaaattttaagcgTAGATGTGTGTCCCTCCGATGCCATTAATGTGGCAAACAAATGCAAG GCCCCAATACATGTAAGGAAACAAATTGTCTTCACAGACGCAATCAGAATTAGTTATGGGATGGGAAGagtacatgataggaagacaactTATGATGTATCCCTTGACAG TCCTGCTGATGGTCCAGATTCACTATCTGAGGAACTTGATATTGTGAAGAATATGAATTTAGCTGTTAAAGAGGAAAGATATGGTGATGCAG CCATGTGGAGAGACAAACTGATGGAGCTTCGCCAGTCAAGACACGAACA GACTTGA